One Streptomyces drozdowiczii DNA segment encodes these proteins:
- a CDS encoding aminoglycoside N(3)-acetyltransferase, producing the protein MTSDFELSLDELRAVARYATEAAEGVLPVFEAAHPGDARPRAAIETAREFIGGAPRTRLQRVTSMDAHRAAKDAATEAARLAAQAAGDAASAAYLHPIAKAHQVAHILRAAANAARIAEIEDPGAGDRALERARERATPTLIDVLRRYPPAPTGRSRTAQLMTVLDAALREEGSPPLTGHDLRAGFEALGLPVGATVIVHASLSSFGRVEGGVATVLGALREHLGPQGTVVVPAFTGDAVRDPHPGAGADADRSGVPLFHDRLPTLMGALPTAVLADPERLRSSHPQASVAALGPLAREITARQPLAYAVGRGSPFDRLHGLGAHILLLGVGHNRNSFLHYAESLIPNHRRKLRRFPYLVDGERVWVEAPDVGDDNGRHFPGVGAEAEDAGLVRTGVIGAAECRLMESRPFIEFAARRLRERLAAEGRETP; encoded by the coding sequence GTGACGAGCGACTTCGAACTGTCCCTGGACGAGCTGAGGGCCGTAGCGCGCTACGCCACCGAGGCGGCGGAGGGCGTCCTGCCGGTGTTCGAGGCCGCACACCCCGGCGACGCACGACCCCGGGCCGCCATCGAGACGGCCCGCGAGTTCATCGGCGGCGCGCCCCGCACCCGGCTCCAGCGCGTCACGTCGATGGATGCCCACCGCGCCGCCAAGGACGCGGCCACGGAGGCCGCCCGCCTCGCCGCGCAGGCGGCGGGCGACGCCGCGTCCGCTGCCTACCTGCACCCGATCGCGAAGGCCCACCAGGTCGCACACATCCTGCGCGCAGCAGCGAACGCGGCCCGCATCGCGGAGATCGAGGACCCCGGAGCGGGCGACCGGGCGCTCGAAAGGGCCCGCGAACGAGCCACCCCCACCCTGATCGACGTCCTCCGCCGCTACCCGCCCGCCCCCACCGGCAGGAGCCGCACCGCGCAGCTCATGACCGTGCTGGATGCCGCCCTCCGCGAGGAGGGGAGCCCCCCGCTCACCGGACACGACCTGCGCGCCGGGTTCGAGGCGCTTGGGCTGCCCGTCGGCGCGACGGTCATCGTGCACGCCTCCCTCTCCTCCTTCGGCCGTGTCGAAGGCGGCGTCGCGACGGTTCTCGGCGCGCTGCGCGAGCACCTCGGCCCGCAGGGCACCGTGGTGGTGCCCGCGTTCACCGGTGACGCGGTACGGGACCCGCACCCGGGAGCGGGAGCCGACGCGGACCGCTCGGGCGTGCCGTTGTTCCACGACCGGCTGCCCACCCTCATGGGCGCGCTGCCCACCGCCGTGCTCGCCGACCCCGAGCGGCTGCGCAGTTCCCACCCGCAGGCGTCCGTCGCGGCGCTGGGGCCGCTGGCCCGGGAGATCACCGCGCGGCAGCCGCTGGCCTATGCGGTGGGGCGCGGCTCGCCGTTCGACCGGCTGCACGGACTCGGCGCCCACATCCTGCTGCTGGGCGTGGGCCACAACCGCAACTCGTTCCTGCACTACGCCGAGTCCCTGATCCCCAACCACCGGCGCAAGCTGCGCCGCTTCCCGTACCTCGTCGACGGCGAACGGGTCTGGGTGGAGGCGCCGGACGTGGGCGACGACAACGGCCGGCACTTCCCCGGGGTCGGCGCGGAGGCGGAGGACGCGGGGCTGGTGCGCACCGGTGTGATCGGTGCCGCCGAGTGCCGTCTGATGGAGAGCCGCCCCTTCATCGAGTTCGCCGCCCGACGCCTCCGGGAACGGCTGGCCGCGGAGGGGCGCGAGACGCCCTGA
- a CDS encoding ricin-type beta-trefoil lectin domain protein, whose product MPRTRSRWLTALLGVVPLAAAGLVATAAAPASAAANPGPGFPAHYAAPYAEMWNSPSSLMNAYNATGNKYYTLAFIVSQGTCNATINGDTPVTDSGWNNAINSLRAVGGDVIASFGGASGSELASCSSVSAMQAQYKKVIDQFNLTRIDLDIEGSTLDNTAANDRRNQALANLQKDYAAQGRKLDVDFTLPVSPSGLESNGIALLKNAKSHNLNVNLVNIMTMDYGPAMDMGQAAISAANGLHTQLGQIWTDKSSAQLWAMEGNCPMIGINDTAAEVFTVQDAQELEAFAASKGIQELTFWSLGRDNQGQSGTPQSTWQFTNTFKAITGGGGPVDPPAGTTAIKGYGGKCVDVAGANSANGTKVDLYTCNGTSAQQWTRNGNTFRALGKCLDVAAAGTANGTKVQLYDCNGSAAQSWTTGANGSLVNTGSGKCLDVTDWSTTDGNQLQIWTCGGTANQSWTLA is encoded by the coding sequence ATGCCCAGAACACGCAGCAGATGGCTGACCGCCCTGCTCGGCGTCGTGCCGCTGGCCGCCGCCGGCCTGGTCGCCACGGCCGCCGCCCCCGCCTCCGCCGCCGCCAACCCCGGCCCCGGCTTCCCCGCGCACTACGCGGCCCCGTACGCGGAGATGTGGAACAGCCCGTCCAGCCTGATGAACGCGTACAACGCGACCGGCAACAAGTACTACACGCTCGCCTTCATCGTCAGCCAGGGCACCTGCAACGCCACCATCAACGGCGACACCCCGGTCACCGACTCCGGCTGGAACAACGCGATCAACAGCCTCCGCGCGGTCGGCGGCGACGTCATCGCCTCCTTCGGCGGCGCGAGCGGCAGCGAACTCGCCTCCTGCAGCTCGGTGTCCGCGATGCAGGCCCAGTACAAGAAGGTCATCGACCAGTTCAACCTGACCCGCATCGACCTGGACATCGAGGGCAGCACCCTCGACAACACCGCCGCCAACGACCGCCGCAACCAGGCACTGGCCAACCTCCAGAAGGACTACGCGGCCCAGGGCCGGAAGCTGGACGTCGACTTCACCCTCCCGGTCAGCCCGAGCGGCCTGGAGTCCAACGGCATCGCGCTCCTGAAGAACGCCAAGAGCCACAACCTCAACGTCAACCTGGTCAACATCATGACCATGGACTACGGCCCCGCCATGGACATGGGCCAGGCCGCGATCAGCGCCGCGAACGGGCTGCACACCCAGCTCGGCCAGATCTGGACCGACAAGTCCTCCGCCCAGCTGTGGGCGATGGAGGGCAACTGCCCGATGATCGGCATCAACGACACCGCCGCCGAGGTCTTCACCGTCCAGGACGCCCAGGAACTCGAAGCCTTCGCCGCGAGCAAGGGCATCCAGGAACTCACCTTCTGGTCCCTCGGCCGCGACAACCAGGGCCAGAGCGGCACCCCGCAGAGCACCTGGCAGTTCACCAACACCTTCAAGGCCATCACGGGCGGCGGCGGCCCCGTCGACCCACCGGCCGGCACCACCGCCATCAAGGGCTACGGCGGCAAGTGCGTCGACGTCGCCGGCGCCAACAGCGCCAACGGCACCAAGGTCGACCTCTACACCTGCAACGGCACGTCGGCCCAGCAGTGGACCCGCAACGGCAACACCTTCCGCGCCCTCGGCAAGTGCCTCGACGTCGCGGCGGCCGGCACCGCCAACGGCACGAAGGTCCAGCTCTACGACTGCAACGGCTCCGCCGCCCAGTCCTGGACGACCGGCGCCAACGGCAGCCTGGTGAACACCGGTTCCGGCAAGTGCCTGGACGTCACGGACTGGAGCACCACGGACGGCAACCAGCTCCAGATCTGGACGTGCGGCGGCACGGCGAACCAGTCCTGGACGCTGGCGTAA
- a CDS encoding RICIN domain-containing protein, protein MALSASLAAAGALVALGSGTAGAATPGALTNTGNGKCLDVTDGSTADGTPAQMWTCYPGSQNQSWTLNSDGSLTAKGKCLDLAANGTANGTAVHLWTCYGSVASQKWRLTSAGDLVNTAANKCLDIKDNSNADGARLQIWDCAGTGNQKWSFSGAVDPTDPNPPTGNNPDLGPNTVIFDPSMSASAIQSKLNSIFSQQQSNQFGSQRYAVLFKPGTYSADVNVGFYTQVAGLGLSPDAVNINGAVHAEADWFQGNATQNFWRDAENLSVTPNGGSDRWAVSQAAPYRRMHVRGNLKLDDGGWSSGGFISDSKIDGQIQSGSQQQFLTKNTTMGSWSGSNWNMVFVGDQGAPAQSFPTYTTVASAPVNREKPFLYVDDAGAWKVFVPAAQTNASATTWSGKTQAGSSLPLDDFYIAKPGASAADMNAALAAGKNLLITPGVYHLNQTLNVTRPDTVVLGMGLATLIPDNGITALTTADVDGIKIAGVLVDAGTTNSQTLMRIGPDGSSANHAANPVTLNDVFFRIGGATVGKATQSLVVNTNNTIIDHTWIWRADHGNGGTVGWNTNTADTGLVVNGQNVTAYGLFVEHYQKTQVIWNGNGGRTYFFQNELPYDPPNQSAWKNGNTNGYPAYKVGASVTSHEAWGLGSYAYFNVNPSVVEDHSFEVPQTSGVKFHDMVTVVLGGAGTISHIINSTGAAVTPSSNVAYLTTYP, encoded by the coding sequence ATGGCGCTGTCCGCCTCGCTGGCCGCCGCCGGGGCCCTGGTCGCCCTCGGGTCGGGGACCGCCGGTGCCGCGACCCCCGGTGCCCTGACGAACACCGGCAACGGCAAGTGCCTCGACGTCACCGACGGTTCGACCGCCGACGGCACGCCCGCCCAGATGTGGACGTGCTACCCCGGCAGCCAGAACCAGAGCTGGACCCTGAACAGCGACGGCTCGCTGACCGCGAAGGGCAAGTGCCTGGACCTGGCCGCGAACGGCACGGCCAACGGCACCGCCGTCCACCTCTGGACCTGCTACGGGAGCGTCGCCAGCCAGAAGTGGCGGCTGACCTCCGCCGGCGACCTGGTCAACACCGCCGCGAACAAGTGCCTGGACATCAAGGACAACAGCAACGCGGACGGCGCCCGCCTCCAGATCTGGGACTGCGCGGGCACCGGCAACCAGAAGTGGAGCTTCTCGGGCGCCGTGGACCCGACCGACCCCAACCCGCCCACCGGCAACAACCCGGACCTCGGCCCGAACACGGTGATCTTCGACCCGTCGATGTCCGCCTCGGCCATCCAGTCCAAGCTGAACAGCATCTTCAGCCAGCAGCAGTCCAACCAGTTCGGCTCCCAGCGCTACGCGGTCCTGTTCAAGCCGGGCACGTACAGCGCGGACGTCAACGTCGGCTTCTACACCCAGGTCGCCGGCCTCGGCCTCTCCCCGGACGCGGTGAACATCAACGGCGCCGTCCACGCGGAGGCCGACTGGTTCCAGGGCAACGCGACCCAGAACTTCTGGCGCGACGCGGAGAACCTGTCGGTCACCCCGAACGGCGGCAGCGACCGCTGGGCCGTCTCGCAGGCGGCACCGTACCGGCGCATGCACGTACGCGGAAACCTCAAGCTGGACGACGGCGGCTGGTCCAGCGGCGGCTTCATCTCCGACTCGAAGATCGACGGCCAGATCCAGTCGGGCAGCCAGCAGCAGTTCCTGACCAAGAACACCACGATGGGTTCCTGGTCCGGCTCCAACTGGAACATGGTCTTCGTCGGCGACCAGGGCGCCCCCGCCCAGTCCTTCCCGACCTACACCACCGTCGCCTCCGCCCCGGTCAACCGCGAGAAGCCCTTCCTGTACGTGGACGACGCGGGCGCCTGGAAGGTCTTCGTCCCCGCCGCCCAGACCAACGCCTCGGCCACCACCTGGAGCGGCAAGACCCAGGCGGGCTCCTCGCTGCCGCTGGACGACTTCTACATCGCCAAGCCCGGCGCGAGCGCGGCCGACATGAACGCCGCCCTGGCCGCCGGCAAGAACCTCCTCATCACCCCGGGCGTCTACCACCTCAACCAGACGCTCAACGTCACCCGCCCCGACACCGTCGTCCTCGGCATGGGCCTCGCCACGCTCATCCCGGACAACGGCATCACCGCGCTGACCACGGCCGACGTGGACGGCATCAAGATCGCGGGCGTCCTGGTCGACGCCGGTACGACCAACTCCCAGACCCTGATGCGGATCGGGCCCGACGGCTCGTCGGCGAACCACGCCGCCAACCCCGTCACGCTCAACGACGTGTTCTTCCGCATCGGCGGCGCGACCGTCGGCAAGGCCACCCAGTCGCTGGTCGTCAACACCAACAACACGATCATCGACCACACCTGGATCTGGCGCGCCGACCACGGCAACGGCGGCACGGTCGGCTGGAACACCAACACCGCCGACACCGGGCTCGTCGTCAACGGCCAGAACGTCACCGCGTACGGGCTGTTCGTGGAGCACTACCAGAAGACCCAGGTCATCTGGAACGGCAACGGCGGGCGCACGTACTTCTTCCAGAACGAGCTGCCGTACGACCCGCCCAACCAGAGCGCCTGGAAGAACGGGAACACCAACGGCTACCCGGCGTACAAGGTCGGCGCGTCCGTGACCAGCCACGAAGCCTGGGGCCTCGGCAGCTACGCGTACTTCAACGTCAATCCGTCGGTGGTCGAGGACCACTCCTTCGAGGTGCCCCAGACCTCCGGCGTGAAGTTCCACGACATGGTGACCGTCGTCCTCGGCGGCGCCGGAACGATCAGCCACATCATCAACAGCACCGGGGCGGCCGTCACGCCCAGCAGCAACGTCGCGTACCTCACCACCTACCCGTAA
- a CDS encoding ThuA domain-containing protein, producing MRVRHGTALLLRLLALAALVLGLQAAPAHAAPAAATFRVLAFYDGTYDAAHISFDHEANAWFAQQGAAHGFTYTATTDWSRLNSSELAGYQVVMFLDNYPHTASQRSAFQSYVQNGGGFVGFHVSAFNTDTSDWPWYHNTFLGTGTFRSNTWGPTQETLRVDDPGHPATAGLPATITSSVSEWYSWQNDLRKNPAIDVLASMAPSTFPIGTDPNQTWYSGDYPIVWSNRDYRMVYNNFGHNAMDYATNTALSSTFASDRQNQLLLQEIAWAAGQDGGPVTPPEGATGRITGYGSKCVDVAGASSANGTAVQLYDCNGSGAQRWTAGTDGTLRALGKCLDVAAAGTANGTKVQLYDCNGSGAQVWQHRSTGELVNPASGKCLDATGPSSANGTRLQLWTCYGSGNQLWTGPA from the coding sequence ATGCGCGTCAGACACGGCACCGCACTCCTGCTCCGGCTACTCGCTCTGGCCGCCCTGGTCCTCGGCCTGCAAGCCGCCCCGGCTCACGCCGCCCCCGCCGCCGCTACGTTCCGGGTGCTGGCGTTCTACGACGGCACGTACGACGCCGCGCACATCAGCTTCGACCACGAGGCGAACGCCTGGTTCGCCCAGCAGGGCGCCGCCCACGGCTTCACGTACACCGCCACGACCGACTGGAGCCGGCTCAACAGCAGCGAGCTGGCCGGCTACCAGGTGGTGATGTTCCTCGACAACTACCCCCACACCGCCTCTCAGCGCTCCGCCTTCCAGTCGTACGTGCAGAACGGCGGCGGGTTCGTCGGCTTCCACGTCTCCGCGTTCAACACGGACACCAGCGACTGGCCCTGGTACCACAACACCTTCCTCGGCACCGGCACGTTCCGCTCCAACACCTGGGGTCCCACGCAGGAGACGCTGCGCGTGGACGACCCGGGGCACCCGGCGACGGCGGGGCTCCCCGCCACCATCACCTCGTCGGTCAGCGAGTGGTACAGCTGGCAGAACGACCTGCGGAAGAACCCCGCGATCGACGTCCTCGCCTCCATGGCGCCCTCGACGTTCCCCATCGGCACCGACCCCAACCAGACCTGGTACAGCGGGGATTACCCGATCGTGTGGTCGAACCGCGACTACCGGATGGTCTACAACAACTTCGGCCACAACGCGATGGACTACGCGACGAACACCGCCTTGTCCTCCACGTTCGCCAGCGACCGGCAGAACCAGCTGCTGCTCCAGGAGATCGCCTGGGCCGCCGGGCAGGACGGCGGCCCGGTCACCCCGCCCGAGGGCGCCACCGGCCGGATCACCGGCTACGGCAGCAAGTGCGTCGACGTGGCGGGCGCGAGCTCCGCCAACGGCACGGCGGTCCAGCTCTACGACTGCAACGGCTCGGGGGCCCAGCGGTGGACGGCCGGGACCGACGGCACGCTGCGGGCGCTCGGCAAGTGCCTGGACGTCGCCGCGGCCGGGACCGCCAACGGCACGAAGGTGCAGCTCTACGACTGCAACGGCTCCGGGGCGCAGGTCTGGCAGCACCGGAGCACCGGCGAGCTGGTGAACCCCGCGTCCGGGAAGTGCCTGGACGCGACCGGGCCCAGCTCGGCCAACGGCACCCGGCTCCAGCTCTGGACCTGCTACGGCAGCGGCAACCAGCTCTGGACCGGCCCGGCCTGA